From a region of the Fusarium verticillioides 7600 chromosome 9, whole genome shotgun sequence genome:
- a CDS encoding signal peptidase I encodes MSISLPAPTLHRGVVKLYNNIHSPHDTDIQSLTMLSALGNPRQAAAQLMNFALILSTAFMMWKGLSVISDSPSPIVVVLSGSMEPAFQRGDLLFLWNRNLLQETEIGEVVVYNVKDKDIPIVHRVVRKFGKGDTAQLLTKGDNNMSDDTELYAKNQDYLVRSDIIGSVVGYMPFVGYVTILLSEYPWLKTVMLGIMGLMVVLQRE; translated from the exons ATGTCCATTTCGCTCCCAGCGCCAACGTTGCATCGTGGAGTTGTCAAGCtctacaacaacatccacTCGCCTCACGACACCGATATTCAATCCCTAACCATGCTGTCGGCTCTTGGAAACCCGCGGCAAGCTGCTGCGCAGCTCATGAATTTTGCGCTCATCCTCTCTACAGCCTTCATG ATGTGGAAAGGCCTCTCCGTTATCAGCGACTCACCGTCACCGATCGTCGTCGTTCTATCTGGCTCCATGGAGCCCGCCTTCCAGCGAGGcgacctcctcttcctctggaaCCGAAACCTGCTACAGGAGACTGAGATTGGCGAGGTTGTCGTTTACAacgtcaaggacaaggacatTCCTATCGTGCACCGAGTTGTACGCAAGTTTGGCAAGGG TGATACCGCTCAGCTTCTCACCAAGGGAGACAACAACATGTCGGACGATACCGAGCTCTACGCCAAGAACCAGGACTACCTCGTACGAAGTGACATTATTGGAAGCGTTGTGGGATACATGCCATTCGTCGGTTATGTGACGATTCTTCTATCGGAATACCCTTGGCTAAAGACAGTGATGTTGGGAATTATGGGTCTCATGGTGGTTCTACAGCGAGAATAA